A genomic stretch from Pseudomonas sp. MUP55 includes:
- a CDS encoding ABC transporter permease, whose product MAVLTRFIHQPSALAGAVFLLVLAALAAAAPWLTSSSPWEMNTQPMLPPFHDSAHWLGSDMLGRDLGSGLLYGARVSLAVGTLTSLATLLVGLLVGAVAGYFGGWLDGVLMRIAEFFQIIPQLVLAVILVAVLEPSLGSIVLAISLVAWPGVARLVRSEFLTLRQREFVQAARVLGQSPWGIISQQILPNALAPLLVVMTFVMATAILTESALAFLGLSDPEAMSWGHMINASRGLLRDAWWMSFLPGLAIVLCVLAVNRVGEGLRVAFEPGRPL is encoded by the coding sequence ATGGCGGTGCTCACACGCTTTATTCACCAGCCGTCGGCGCTGGCCGGCGCGGTGTTTTTGCTGGTGCTGGCAGCACTGGCGGCTGCCGCGCCGTGGCTCACCAGTAGCTCGCCCTGGGAAATGAACACCCAGCCGATGCTCCCGCCGTTCCACGATTCGGCGCACTGGCTGGGCAGCGATATGCTTGGCCGCGACCTCGGTAGCGGCTTGCTCTACGGTGCCCGTGTGTCCCTGGCCGTGGGGACGTTGACCAGTCTGGCGACCTTGCTGGTGGGACTGCTCGTGGGCGCTGTCGCCGGTTATTTCGGTGGCTGGCTCGACGGCGTGCTGATGCGGATCGCCGAGTTCTTTCAGATCATTCCGCAGTTAGTGTTGGCGGTGATCCTGGTGGCGGTGCTGGAGCCGTCCCTGGGTTCCATCGTGCTGGCGATTTCGCTGGTGGCGTGGCCGGGCGTCGCGCGGCTGGTGCGCAGCGAATTCCTTACCCTGCGACAACGTGAGTTTGTGCAAGCGGCGCGGGTGCTGGGGCAGTCGCCCTGGGGCATCATCAGTCAACAAATTCTGCCGAATGCGCTGGCACCGTTGCTGGTGGTGATGACCTTTGTGATGGCCACGGCGATCCTCACTGAGTCGGCTTTGGCGTTTCTCGGCCTGAGCGACCCTGAGGCCATGAGCTGGGGGCACATGATCAACGCGTCCCGTGGGCTGCTGCGCGATGCCTGGTGGATGAGTTTCCTGCCGGGGTTGGCGATTGTGCTGTGCGTGCTGGCGGTGAACCGGGTGGGCGAAGGTCTGCGCGTGGCCTTTGAACCGGGGAGGCCGCTATGA
- a CDS encoding type II toxin-antitoxin system RelE/ParE family toxin: MPQYRISNPARTDIVDILRLSQTQFGDQARQRYQALILAALQALADTPYRIGSHDRDELAPGLRSYHLIYSRQQAKQTHGTVKSPRHIVFYRVANDDVIEVVRLLHDAMEVQLHLPND, encoded by the coding sequence ATGCCGCAGTATCGGATTTCCAATCCGGCGCGCACCGACATTGTCGACATCCTTAGGCTCTCCCAGACGCAGTTCGGCGATCAAGCACGCCAGCGCTACCAGGCGCTGATCCTTGCGGCGCTGCAAGCGCTTGCCGACACGCCTTATCGCATTGGCAGCCACGACCGCGATGAGCTTGCGCCGGGCCTTCGCAGCTACCACCTCATCTATTCACGCCAGCAGGCCAAACAAACCCATGGAACGGTTAAAAGCCCACGCCATATCGTGTTCTATCGTGTGGCAAACGACGACGTGATCGAGGTCGTCAGACTCCTTCATGACGCCATGGAAGTGCAGTTGCACTTACCTAACGACTGA
- a CDS encoding ABC transporter ATP-binding protein, protein MTLLSVENLRIALPAGADRSHALYDLSLQLRSGECLCVVGESGSGKSMLAKALLRQLPTPLSVESGRLLFRDEDLAKLSETAMRQLRGRDISMVFQEPMSALNPLLRVGEQIDETLRAHGVKSAQERRRRVVELLGYVGLPDPERLRLVYPFELSGGQRQRVVIAMALAFDPSLLIADEPTSALDVTTQAQIIDLLRKIQQDKGMALLFITHDFAVVEAIADRVLVLEKGQRVEQGSAHQVLRKPQALYTQQLLAAVSAQPRAPRATVHGSVVLNAEQLNKVFHSHSGWWRKRATQALAQVQLTLRQGETLGIVGESGSGKSTLGRCLVRLLRADSGQIQWLGQDVTALSEGRLRALRSDVQMIFQDPFASLNPRQTVGRIVMTGPLVQGHSKAEAERRARAILELVGLPAAAFERYPHEFSGGQRQRIGVARALAVEPKILIADECVSALDALIQVQILELLEDLQRRLKLSIVFITHDLRVAARLCDRIAVMQGGHVVEQGETATLLTHPQHAYTQILLRGFHRTASPSTIIPQNPEPQEACPIHG, encoded by the coding sequence ATGACGTTGCTCAGCGTGGAAAACCTGCGTATCGCCTTGCCGGCCGGTGCCGACCGCAGTCACGCGCTGTATGACCTGTCGCTGCAATTGCGCAGCGGCGAGTGCCTGTGTGTAGTGGGCGAGTCCGGCTCCGGCAAGTCGATGCTGGCCAAGGCATTGTTGCGCCAGTTACCGACGCCGCTGAGCGTGGAAAGCGGGCGCCTGCTGTTTCGTGATGAAGACCTGGCGAAGCTCAGTGAAACCGCGATGCGCCAGCTGCGCGGGCGAGATATAAGCATGGTGTTCCAGGAACCCATGAGCGCGCTGAACCCGCTGCTGCGCGTGGGTGAGCAGATCGATGAAACCCTGCGCGCCCACGGGGTGAAATCGGCCCAGGAGCGTCGCCGACGGGTTGTGGAGTTGCTGGGTTATGTCGGCCTGCCCGATCCTGAACGCCTGCGCCTGGTCTATCCCTTTGAGCTCTCCGGTGGCCAGCGTCAGCGCGTGGTCATCGCCATGGCATTGGCGTTCGATCCCTCGTTACTGATCGCCGACGAACCTACCTCGGCGCTGGACGTGACCACCCAGGCGCAGATCATCGATCTGTTACGCAAGATTCAACAGGACAAGGGCATGGCGCTGTTGTTCATCACCCATGATTTCGCCGTGGTCGAGGCCATTGCCGACCGCGTGCTGGTGCTGGAGAAAGGTCAACGGGTGGAGCAGGGCAGCGCCCATCAGGTGTTGCGCAAGCCTCAGGCGCTTTATACCCAGCAACTGTTGGCAGCGGTCTCGGCGCAACCGCGGGCCCCGCGCGCGACGGTGCACGGGAGTGTGGTGCTCAACGCCGAGCAACTTAATAAAGTGTTTCACAGCCACAGCGGTTGGTGGCGCAAGCGTGCCACCCAGGCCCTGGCGCAGGTTCAGTTGACCCTGCGCCAGGGTGAAACCCTGGGCATTGTTGGGGAGTCAGGCTCGGGGAAATCCACTCTGGGGCGTTGCCTTGTTCGGCTGCTACGTGCTGACAGTGGGCAAATTCAATGGCTGGGTCAGGATGTAACGGCGCTGTCCGAAGGGCGTTTGCGAGCATTGCGCAGCGATGTGCAGATGATTTTTCAGGACCCGTTTGCCTCGCTCAATCCGCGCCAGACCGTCGGTCGTATCGTCATGACCGGCCCGCTGGTACAGGGACACTCAAAGGCCGAGGCCGAGCGGCGCGCGCGGGCAATACTGGAGTTGGTTGGGCTGCCCGCAGCCGCGTTCGAACGCTATCCTCATGAGTTCTCCGGTGGCCAGCGCCAGCGAATCGGTGTCGCCCGTGCCTTGGCTGTGGAGCCGAAAATACTCATCGCGGACGAATGCGTTTCCGCTCTGGATGCGCTGATCCAGGTACAGATCCTCGAGTTGCTTGAAGACCTGCAACGTCGGCTCAAGCTGAGCATTGTGTTCATCACCCACGACTTGCGAGTGGCCGCCAGACTGTGTGATCGCATTGCCGTGATGCAGGGCGGGCATGTGGTGGAGCAGGGGGAAACGGCAACGCTGCTGACCCACCCGCAACATGCTTATACCCAGATCTTATTACGTGGTTTTCACCGCACAGCATCCCCTTCGACAATCATTCCTCAAAACCCTGAACCGCAGGAGGCTTGTCCCATTCATGGCTGA
- a CDS encoding alpha/beta hydrolase, translating to MADLHAFSDLPLVRGERVEIRPGRHLSIAYQPGTHQADTVLFFGHGGGGHKDQWRELWHALSDQGYSLVAWDLLGHGDSEKPRQPQAYAWSELVADQLEILGRYAARRNILVAHSFGTGLGLSALLELSRRLPQVTMDGALLLGTQLHRPLSRGGLMALPAWVLELLRPLLAKGFRQRAWHPAADPRLVAYEENLTRRNRLYVFKSLLQNAQWPDADALARLTLPTYVLAGDSDGLTPSIGGEALARQLPTGSFEVLERCGHQLMLERPAQVLAAFQRLLKKLDQRPG from the coding sequence ATGGCTGATTTACACGCTTTTTCCGATTTACCTTTGGTGCGGGGCGAGCGGGTGGAAATCCGTCCAGGGCGCCACCTGAGCATCGCTTATCAACCAGGCACGCATCAGGCAGATACAGTCTTGTTCTTCGGGCATGGTGGTGGGGGTCACAAGGATCAATGGCGCGAGTTATGGCACGCGTTGTCGGATCAGGGATACAGCCTGGTGGCATGGGACCTGTTGGGGCATGGCGATAGCGAAAAGCCGCGCCAGCCGCAGGCCTATGCCTGGTCGGAACTGGTGGCAGATCAGTTGGAAATACTGGGTCGCTACGCTGCACGGCGCAATATCCTGGTTGCACATTCCTTTGGTACCGGACTGGGGTTGAGTGCCTTGTTGGAGCTATCACGCAGGTTGCCGCAGGTGACCATGGATGGCGCCCTGCTGCTGGGCACCCAACTGCATCGCCCGTTGAGCCGCGGCGGTCTGATGGCGCTGCCTGCCTGGGTGTTGGAACTGCTGCGGCCGTTGCTCGCCAAGGGCTTTCGTCAGCGTGCGTGGCACCCCGCAGCCGATCCTCGGCTGGTGGCCTACGAGGAAAACCTGACCCGTCGCAATCGTCTGTATGTGTTCAAGTCTCTACTGCAGAACGCCCAATGGCCCGACGCCGATGCCTTGGCCCGACTGACTTTGCCGACTTATGTGTTGGCAGGAGACAGCGACGGACTGACGCCCTCCATTGGGGGGGAAGCGCTCGCCCGACAGCTGCCGACGGGTAGCTTTGAGGTGTTGGAGCGGTGTGGTCATCAATTGATGTTGGAGCGGCCTGCGCAGGTGCTGGCGGCGTTCCAGAGGTTGCTGAAAAAACTTGATCAGCGTCCAGGTTAG
- a CDS encoding P1 family peptidase yields MPRPGPRNALTDIPGLTVGHATDLRVDTGVTVIRPNGFWTASIDIRGGGPGGRETAALEPENMVGQLHALVFAGGSVFGLGAADAVAAKLSQDQVGLHLKPGAPAIPIVPAAVLHDLANGGDKDWGLEPPYRRLGFEALANAGEDFELGSVGAGRGAMAGVLKGGLGTASLNLGNGLIVAALVVANPIGSVYMPDGQTFWAWPWEVAGEFGGRRPEAEMDCSDPMPQLSRLDSMGRLQAGANTTLVVVASTARLTVAECKRVAIMAQDGIARAVRPAHLPFDGDTMFALASAAVELTDGPRRQVEIGCIGSAAADCVARAIARGVFSARG; encoded by the coding sequence ATGCCTAGACCCGGCCCGCGCAATGCCCTCACCGATATCCCAGGCCTCACGGTCGGCCACGCCACGGACCTGCGCGTCGACACCGGCGTCACAGTGATTCGCCCCAATGGTTTCTGGACTGCCAGCATCGACATTCGCGGCGGTGGCCCTGGCGGGCGCGAAACGGCCGCGCTTGAGCCGGAAAACATGGTCGGCCAGCTCCACGCCCTGGTATTTGCCGGCGGCTCGGTCTTCGGCCTGGGGGCGGCGGATGCGGTGGCGGCGAAACTGTCCCAGGACCAAGTGGGCCTGCACCTCAAACCCGGCGCTCCGGCTATTCCCATCGTGCCCGCAGCGGTGTTGCATGACTTGGCTAACGGCGGCGACAAAGACTGGGGGTTGGAACCGCCTTACCGACGCTTGGGCTTCGAGGCGCTGGCCAATGCAGGTGAGGACTTTGAATTGGGCTCGGTGGGTGCCGGTCGTGGCGCCATGGCCGGGGTGCTCAAAGGTGGGCTGGGTACCGCTTCCCTGAATCTGGGAAATGGCTTGATCGTCGCTGCATTGGTGGTCGCCAACCCGATAGGCTCGGTGTACATGCCTGACGGCCAGACCTTCTGGGCGTGGCCCTGGGAAGTCGCGGGGGAGTTCGGTGGCCGGCGACCTGAAGCCGAGATGGACTGCAGCGACCCGATGCCGCAGCTGTCACGCCTGGATTCGATGGGCCGCCTGCAAGCCGGGGCCAACACCACACTGGTGGTGGTCGCCAGTACCGCTCGGCTCACTGTGGCTGAGTGCAAACGCGTGGCGATCATGGCTCAGGACGGGATTGCCCGTGCGGTGCGTCCGGCGCATTTGCCGTTTGATGGCGACACTATGTTTGCCTTGGCGTCGGCGGCGGTTGAGTTGACCGATGGCCCACGGCGGCAGGTGGAAATTGGCTGTATTGGCTCGGCGGCTGCGGATTGCGTGGCGCGGGCGATTGCCAGAGGGGTGTTCAGTGCCAGGGGCTAG
- a CDS encoding ABC transporter permease, translating into MNGVLYFSGRLVKALLMVVAVLVLSFLLIRLAPGDPALLLAGEAGVDDAQFIEQLRQTMGLDKPLLQQLLIYLGNIAHLDLGYSYRNQTSVWSLIAERLPATLALMGSAFVVSSVLGVTLGVLAARARRKRHWLDGVISHSALLLYAMPPFWLAMLMILLFSVSLDWLPAFGMETVGRDFSLLDRLRHLLLPCLSLCVLFLALYIHLTRAAVLDALGQEYVRTAHAKGLYPRRILYVHVLRNALLPVVTFAGLQLGQLASGALLVEVVYSWPGIGRLMYDSLAQRDYGVLMGGFLVISILVVGFNVLTDVICRLLDPRIGAGGQG; encoded by the coding sequence ATGAACGGCGTGTTGTATTTTAGCGGGCGGCTCGTCAAGGCGTTGCTGATGGTGGTGGCGGTGCTGGTGCTGAGTTTCCTGCTGATTCGACTGGCGCCGGGCGATCCTGCATTGCTGTTGGCAGGAGAGGCGGGGGTGGACGATGCGCAGTTTATCGAGCAGCTGCGCCAGACCATGGGCCTGGATAAACCGCTGCTCCAGCAGTTGCTGATATACCTGGGCAATATCGCCCACCTGGACCTGGGTTATTCCTACCGAAACCAGACCTCGGTGTGGTCGCTGATCGCCGAGCGGTTGCCGGCGACGCTGGCATTGATGGGCTCGGCCTTTGTGGTGTCTTCCGTGCTCGGCGTGACCTTGGGTGTGCTGGCGGCGCGGGCACGGCGGAAGCGGCATTGGCTGGACGGCGTGATCTCCCACAGTGCGTTATTGCTGTACGCGATGCCGCCGTTCTGGCTGGCGATGCTGATGATTCTGCTGTTCTCCGTAAGTCTGGACTGGTTGCCGGCGTTCGGTATGGAGACCGTGGGCCGGGACTTCTCGCTGCTGGATCGCCTGCGGCATCTGTTGTTGCCGTGCCTATCCCTGTGCGTGCTGTTTCTGGCGCTGTATATCCACCTCACCCGAGCCGCCGTGCTCGATGCCCTTGGTCAGGAATACGTGCGCACTGCCCACGCCAAAGGCCTGTATCCACGGCGGATTCTGTATGTACATGTGTTGCGCAATGCACTGCTGCCGGTGGTGACTTTCGCTGGTTTGCAACTCGGCCAACTGGCCAGCGGCGCGTTACTGGTGGAGGTGGTGTACTCCTGGCCTGGCATTGGCCGCTTGATGTATGACTCATTGGCCCAGCGTGACTACGGTGTGTTGATGGGCGGCTTTCTGGTGATCTCGATTCTGGTGGTGGGCTTCAATGTGTTGACCGATGTGATTTGCCGTCTGCTGGATCCACGTATTGGCGCTGGAGGACAGGGCTGA
- a CDS encoding tetratricopeptide repeat protein has translation MSLDYLGNPIDTTDPTTLQGLDDFIGGFLGYQPRAERILATADADPDSALANAFAGLLLMFIESPEGPALAEKYRQRAAHAVHPRAQLYLGVLHAWIKDDLDQVLRLSENLLDRYPRDLFAAKLNQYLEFNRGNWPALLRIGLKATAGAPDIAHSHGLLAFAYEQCHLLEEAEACALQALRLQPAEPWAQHALAHVMLTQGRIEEGTAFLESVSHHWDGLNSFMYTHNWWHLALFYLARGENQRVLEIYDKHVWGILPEYSQDQVGAVSLLARLELAGIDVGERWQALAPYLQRRVCDTVQPFLSVQYLYGLARAGKPEADRLLAALRQYSFDARPVWGEVTLPLAQGLLAHARGDWQQSLAQLTIALPRLNEIGGSHAQRDLFALVELDARVKAGDWLAAQQTLELRRRYDEWDVLTNRRLVRVYEALRLPALAAKAQTRLSRFT, from the coding sequence ATGTCACTGGATTACCTGGGCAACCCCATCGACACCACCGACCCGACCACCCTCCAAGGGCTGGACGACTTCATAGGCGGCTTCCTCGGCTACCAGCCCCGTGCCGAACGCATCCTTGCCACCGCCGATGCCGATCCCGACTCCGCGCTGGCCAATGCGTTTGCCGGCTTGCTGCTGATGTTCATCGAGTCGCCCGAGGGCCCGGCGCTGGCGGAAAAATACCGCCAACGTGCGGCGCATGCCGTTCACCCGCGCGCCCAACTGTACCTTGGCGTGCTGCACGCCTGGATCAAGGACGACCTCGATCAAGTCCTGCGTTTGAGCGAGAACCTGCTCGACCGCTACCCCCGCGACCTGTTCGCCGCCAAGCTCAACCAGTACCTGGAATTCAATCGTGGCAACTGGCCCGCCCTGTTGCGCATCGGCCTGAAGGCCACCGCTGGCGCACCCGATATTGCCCACAGCCACGGCCTGCTGGCGTTCGCCTACGAGCAATGCCACCTGCTTGAAGAAGCCGAAGCCTGCGCGCTGCAAGCCTTACGCCTGCAACCCGCGGAGCCCTGGGCCCAGCACGCCCTGGCACATGTGATGTTGACCCAGGGACGCATCGAGGAAGGCACGGCATTCCTGGAAAGCGTGAGCCATCACTGGGACGGTTTGAACTCGTTCATGTACACCCACAACTGGTGGCACCTGGCGTTGTTCTACCTGGCGCGGGGCGAGAATCAGCGCGTGCTGGAGATTTACGACAAGCACGTATGGGGCATCCTCCCGGAATACTCCCAGGACCAGGTCGGCGCCGTGTCCTTGCTCGCGCGATTGGAACTGGCCGGAATCGACGTGGGCGAGCGCTGGCAGGCGCTGGCACCCTACCTGCAACGCCGGGTCTGCGATACGGTACAGCCGTTCCTGAGCGTGCAGTACCTGTATGGCCTGGCCCGGGCGGGCAAGCCGGAGGCGGATAGGTTGCTGGCGGCGCTGCGCCAGTACAGCTTCGACGCACGGCCGGTATGGGGCGAAGTGACCTTGCCGTTGGCGCAGGGCTTATTGGCCCATGCACGTGGCGACTGGCAACAGTCGCTGGCGCAACTGACGATCGCCCTTCCGCGGCTGAATGAGATTGGTGGCAGCCACGCACAACGCGATCTGTTTGCCCTGGTGGAGCTGGATGCACGAGTGAAGGCCGGGGATTGGTTGGCGGCGCAGCAGACACTGGAATTGCGGCGCCGGTATGACGAGTGGGATGTGCTGACGAATCGGCGTTTGGTGCGGGTGTATGAGGCGTTGAGGTTGCCGGCGCTGGCGGCGAAGGCACAGACGCGCCTGTCACGTTTCACCTGA
- a CDS encoding type II toxin-antitoxin system ParD family antitoxin — protein sequence MATRNVVLTPHQDQVIHDLVQSGRYQNASEVMREGLRLLEQRVAEDTAKIEALRQATSIGIMDLEHGRFTQVNEGYLEHYLEGLSLEAALPAREKH from the coding sequence ATGGCGACGCGAAACGTTGTGCTCACCCCTCACCAGGATCAGGTTATCCATGACCTGGTGCAGTCCGGCCGTTATCAGAATGCCAGCGAAGTGATGCGAGAGGGTTTACGTTTATTGGAGCAGCGCGTCGCCGAAGACACCGCCAAAATTGAGGCGCTGCGTCAGGCGACCTCGATCGGCATCATGGATCTTGAGCACGGGCGCTTTACTCAGGTGAACGAAGGGTATCTGGAGCACTACCTCGAGGGCTTGAGCCTGGAGGCAGCCCTCCCCGCGAGAGAGAAACACTGA
- a CDS encoding ABC transporter substrate-binding protein, translating into MRSFSFRSALTSVALCTALLAGQAHAQPQEGGVLNLVAQPEPPSLMHGVVSHVSTQYVSGKVLQGLLTFDTHLAPKPVLAKAWTISPDGLTYTFDLQDGVHWHDGPAFTADDVVFSFQTFYPEVDKRLGGIITEYVQSITAKGPLQVVFHLKKPFAPLLSALGSGLRPVVPKHLYENTDFRNNPYNLKPVGTGPFVFVEWKRGAYIKLAKNPNYWKKGLPHLDSIIFHVIPDASSRAAAFERNDVQVLRSGDADYADLKRLTALPDVQSSEKGWELYSGLAFLQINTRKPPLNNPKVRQAILYALNRQFIVDNIFFGSGKVAQGPFVSSSPYHDPQLPQYAYDVNKAKALIAESGVDVGAVRIRLLNGEKGGAWERLAEYTKQSLQPLGFKVQVVTSDAATWFQRVSDWDFDLTYNFIFQIGDPYLTSAYLFRSDYILKTSPFANVSGYNSAEADALWAKVADTPEGPERKQLYSQLENVLNTDLPIAPIFEMRYPTLFHKQVKNLLQTATSLNEDYESVYLEAVAP; encoded by the coding sequence ATGCGCTCATTCTCTTTCCGCAGTGCCCTCACGTCGGTGGCACTGTGCACCGCGTTGCTGGCCGGCCAGGCTCACGCACAACCGCAGGAGGGCGGCGTGCTCAATCTGGTGGCCCAGCCGGAGCCGCCCTCGCTGATGCACGGCGTAGTCAGCCATGTATCGACCCAATACGTGAGCGGCAAGGTGCTCCAGGGCCTGCTCACCTTCGACACACACCTTGCGCCCAAACCGGTATTGGCCAAAGCCTGGACCATCTCCCCTGACGGCCTCACCTACACGTTCGACTTGCAGGACGGCGTGCACTGGCACGACGGTCCGGCGTTCACCGCCGATGACGTGGTGTTCAGCTTTCAGACCTTCTACCCCGAGGTGGACAAACGCCTCGGGGGGATCATCACCGAGTACGTCCAGAGCATCACCGCCAAAGGCCCGCTGCAGGTGGTCTTTCACCTGAAGAAACCGTTCGCGCCGTTGCTTTCGGCCTTGGGCAGCGGCTTGCGCCCGGTGGTGCCCAAGCACCTTTACGAGAACACCGACTTTCGTAACAACCCCTACAACCTGAAACCGGTGGGTACCGGCCCGTTTGTGTTCGTCGAGTGGAAACGCGGCGCCTATATCAAGCTGGCCAAGAACCCCAACTACTGGAAAAAGGGCCTGCCGCACCTCGACAGCATCATCTTCCACGTCATTCCTGATGCCTCTTCGCGTGCCGCCGCGTTCGAGCGTAACGATGTGCAAGTATTGCGCAGCGGCGATGCGGATTACGCCGACCTCAAGCGCTTAACTGCCTTGCCCGATGTGCAGTCGTCGGAAAAAGGCTGGGAGTTGTACTCTGGGCTGGCCTTCCTGCAAATCAACACGCGCAAGCCGCCGCTGAACAACCCCAAGGTGCGCCAGGCGATCCTGTATGCGCTGAACCGCCAGTTCATCGTCGATAACATCTTCTTCGGCTCGGGCAAGGTCGCCCAGGGGCCATTTGTGTCCAGCTCGCCTTACCACGATCCCCAGTTGCCGCAGTACGCCTATGACGTGAACAAGGCCAAAGCGCTGATTGCCGAATCCGGCGTGGATGTCGGCGCGGTGCGCATTCGCCTGCTCAATGGCGAGAAGGGGGGAGCCTGGGAGCGCCTGGCCGAATACACCAAGCAGTCCTTGCAGCCCTTGGGTTTCAAGGTGCAGGTGGTGACGTCCGACGCGGCGACTTGGTTCCAGCGCGTGAGCGACTGGGACTTCGACCTGACCTACAACTTTATTTTCCAGATCGGCGACCCCTACCTGACCAGCGCCTACCTGTTCCGCTCCGACTACATCCTCAAGACCTCGCCGTTCGCCAACGTCAGCGGCTACAACAGCGCCGAGGCCGATGCCTTGTGGGCGAAAGTCGCCGATACCCCGGAAGGCCCGGAGCGCAAACAGCTCTACAGCCAGTTGGAGAACGTGCTGAACACCGACCTGCCCATCGCGCCGATCTTCGAAATGCGTTACCCGACGCTGTTTCACAAACAGGTGAAAAACCTGCTGCAGACCGCTACCAGCCTTAACGAGGACTACGAGAGTGTGTACCTCGAGGCCGTGGCGCCATGA